In one Bufo gargarizans isolate SCDJY-AF-19 chromosome 11, ASM1485885v1, whole genome shotgun sequence genomic region, the following are encoded:
- the LOC122921886 gene encoding metallothionein-like translates to MDPQSCDCGTGASCSCEVSCKCQKCKCTSCKKSCCSCYPADCSKCRQGCQCTDGCGTCSCCK, encoded by the exons ATGGACCCTCAGAGCTGTGACTGCGGAACAG GAGCTTCTTGTTCCTGTGAAGTCTCATGTAAATGTCAGAAATGCAAATGTACCTCGTGCAAAAAAA GTTGCTGCTCCTGCTATCCGGCTGACTGCAGTAAATGCCGCCAGGGCTGTCAGTGCACAGATGGATGTGGGACCTGCAGCTGCTGCAAGTGA